From the genome of Pseudomonas putida, one region includes:
- a CDS encoding DNA-binding protein: MALTKEMIWKAADELDADGTKPTLANVRKRLGGVGSFTTIQEAMSEWKNRKQQEAQPLIDPPPPALAQLLENFGADIWNLARVAADQALDGKRRVIEENAAQIREQAEEAIALADSMDAELHDLRAKIAGLEETAALYRELQANYHALEERAELELKHQKDHSAQEIHRAVTRANEKDSEAIEARKSERQALDRAARAEGQVEALEKQLGLAKKGK; this comes from the coding sequence ATGGCACTCACCAAGGAAATGATCTGGAAGGCCGCCGACGAACTGGACGCTGACGGCACTAAGCCCACCCTGGCCAACGTGCGCAAGCGCCTGGGTGGCGTCGGCAGCTTTACGACCATTCAGGAGGCCATGAGCGAGTGGAAGAACCGCAAGCAGCAAGAGGCCCAGCCACTCATCGACCCACCACCACCTGCCCTGGCCCAGTTGCTGGAGAACTTCGGCGCCGATATCTGGAACCTGGCCCGTGTTGCTGCCGACCAGGCCCTGGACGGAAAGCGCCGAGTGATCGAAGAGAATGCCGCGCAGATCCGCGAGCAGGCCGAGGAAGCGATTGCCCTAGCTGATAGCATGGATGCAGAGCTGCACGACCTGCGCGCCAAGATCGCGGGCCTGGAGGAAACCGCAGCGCTGTACCGCGAGCTACAGGCCAACTATCACGCCCTGGAAGAACGTGCCGAGCTGGAGTTGAAGCACCAGAAGGACCACAGCGCCCAGGAGATCCACCGGGCTGTCACCAGGGCCAACGAAAAGGACTCCGAAGCTATCGAGGCACGCAAGAGCGAACGCCAGGCCCTGGACCGCGCAGCACGCGCCGAAGGTCAGGTAGAGGCTCTGGAAAAACAGCTTGGCCTGGCTAAGAAGGGCAAGTAA
- the ltrA gene encoding group II intron reverse transcriptase/maturase yields MPPVGVTVSWVAVMQKFPVQETVTPSPGQKPRMMPDSAKVPTTSSTWTNAEPDTLMERVLAPANLRRAYKRVVSNKGAPGADGMTVADLAGYVNQYWPILKARLHAGEYHPQAVRAVEIPKPQGGSRQLGIPSVVDRLIQQALLQQLTPLFDPLFSDYSYGFRPGRSAHQAVEMARAHVASGHRWCVEIDLEKFFDRVNHDILMACIERRIEDKSVLRLIRRYLEAGVMLGGIVSQRQEGTPQGGPLSPLLSNILLDELDRELERRGHRFVRYADDANMYVRSSRAGERVLASVERFLKQRLKLTVNQKKSRVARAWKCDYLGYGMSWHQQPRLRVATMSLGRLRDRLAGLLRGARGRKVMNTIERINPVLRGWAGYFKLSQSKRPLEELDGWIRHKLRCAIWRQWKQPSTRARNLMRLGLSEERACKSAYNGRGPWWNSGAPHMNQALPKKLWDRLGLVSILDTINRLSRIA; encoded by the coding sequence ATGCCGCCAGTAGGCGTCACTGTCTCGTGGGTAGCCGTAATGCAGAAATTTCCCGTCCAGGAAACTGTCACCCCGAGTCCCGGCCAGAAGCCGAGGATGATGCCTGACAGTGCAAAGGTGCCGACGACGTCATCGACGTGGACGAACGCGGAGCCGGACACGCTAATGGAGCGGGTGCTTGCACCGGCCAACCTCAGGCGTGCGTATAAACGTGTAGTCAGCAATAAGGGAGCGCCGGGTGCCGATGGCATGACGGTCGCCGACTTGGCGGGCTATGTGAACCAGTATTGGCCGATCCTCAAAGCCCGGCTGCATGCCGGTGAATACCATCCCCAAGCCGTGCGGGCGGTCGAAATCCCCAAACCGCAAGGCGGTAGCCGGCAACTGGGTATTCCCAGTGTCGTGGATCGCCTGATCCAGCAGGCTTTGCTACAACAACTTACGCCCCTCTTCGATCCGCTGTTCTCGGACTACAGCTACGGCTTTCGTCCGGGCAGAAGTGCTCACCAAGCCGTCGAGATGGCCCGTGCCCATGTGGCTTCGGGGCACCGGTGGTGCGTGGAAATCGATCTGGAGAAGTTCTTCGATCGGGTCAATCACGACATCCTGATGGCGTGTATCGAACGCCGTATCGAAGACAAGAGTGTGCTCAGACTGATCCGTCGCTACCTTGAGGCCGGGGTCATGTTGGGCGGGATCGTCAGCCAACGGCAAGAGGGGACGCCGCAAGGCGGGCCACTTTCGCCGTTGTTATCGAATATCCTGCTCGATGAACTTGACCGCGAACTGGAGCGGCGGGGCCATCGCTTCGTGCGCTATGCCGATGACGCGAACATGTATGTGCGCAGTTCTCGGGCTGGCGAACGGGTACTGGCCAGTGTCGAGCGCTTCCTGAAACAACGTTTGAAACTGACGGTGAATCAGAAGAAGAGTCGAGTCGCGAGAGCCTGGAAGTGTGACTACTTGGGCTATGGGATGAGCTGGCATCAGCAGCCAAGGCTGCGGGTGGCAACGATGAGCCTGGGTCGCCTGCGCGACCGGCTCGCAGGGCTGCTACGCGGTGCACGGGGTCGCAAGGTGATGAATACCATCGAGCGGATAAACCCTGTACTACGAGGCTGGGCGGGTTACTTCAAGCTCAGCCAGAGCAAACGGCCACTTGAGGAGCTGGATGGCTGGATCAGGCACAAACTCCGCTGTGCCATCTGGCGCCAATGGAAGCAGCCCTCTACGAGGGCGCGCAACCTGATGCGTCTGGGCTTAAGCGAAGAGCGTGCCTGTAAATCGGCCTATAACGGCCGAGGCCCGTGGTGGAACTCGGGGGCGCCACATATGAATCAGGCGCTGCCGAAGAAGCTATGGGATCGACTCGGACTGGTCTCGATACTGGATACGATCAACCGGCTTAGCCGCATAGCTTGA
- a CDS encoding DUF192 domain-containing protein produces the protein MLNRCLPALLLGAVLTTPAYSDDCRLSFQNGATLDLPVATTEAAQAQGLAGRPDPGRGMLFLWTTPAVRFVWMKNTPAPLDAAWIGADGVIQSVQELEPHTTAKHSSLRPALGIIEVPRGQLANLGIERGSTITASTCFNL, from the coding sequence ATGCTCAACCGCTGCTTACCTGCGTTGCTTTTGGGGGCCGTGCTCACCACACCGGCTTATAGCGATGATTGCCGGTTGTCGTTCCAGAATGGCGCGACACTCGACCTACCCGTGGCCACCACCGAAGCCGCACAGGCGCAGGGCCTCGCCGGGCGGCCAGATCCAGGGCGAGGCATGCTGTTTCTCTGGACTACGCCGGCAGTGCGATTTGTGTGGATGAAGAACACCCCTGCCCCATTAGACGCGGCTTGGATCGGAGCAGATGGGGTTATCCAGAGCGTACAAGAGCTGGAGCCACACACAACCGCCAAGCATTCATCATTGCGGCCCGCCCTCGGCATTATCGAGGTGCCACGCGGCCAGCTTGCAAACCTGGGCATCGAGCGCGGCAGCACCATCACCGCCTCAACGTGTTTCAACTTGTAG
- the vapB gene encoding type II toxin-antitoxin system VapB family antitoxin, with the protein MRTVSIFMNSRNQAIRIPRDMEYQGVSELEIIRDGETLILRPVRPSWASLRDVAAADPDFLTERKDVIEEDRFLGDFT; encoded by the coding sequence ATGCGTACCGTTTCCATTTTCATGAACAGCCGAAACCAGGCGATCCGCATCCCTCGGGATATGGAGTACCAGGGCGTTTCCGAGCTGGAGATTATCCGCGACGGCGAAACGCTGATCCTGCGCCCTGTGCGCCCCTCCTGGGCATCGTTGCGCGACGTGGCGGCCGCAGATCCTGACTTTCTGACCGAGCGAAAGGATGTGATCGAGGAAGACCGTTTCCTGGGTGACTTCACATGA
- a CDS encoding type II toxin-antitoxin system VapC family toxin: MSKKTYMLDTNICSFIMRERPDAVLAKLEQAVTNQHRIVVSAITYSEMRFGAANPKASPKVAAMVDAFIQRLDAILSWDAAAVDQTTQIRTALARLGTPIGNNDAAIAGHALAAGCVLVTNNTREFARVPGLVLEDWTQPAITKS; the protein is encoded by the coding sequence ATGAGCAAAAAGACGTACATGCTCGATACGAACATCTGTTCGTTCATCATGCGCGAGCGCCCCGACGCGGTGCTGGCCAAGCTGGAACAGGCAGTCACTAATCAGCACCGGATTGTCGTTTCGGCCATCACCTACTCCGAAATGCGTTTCGGGGCCGCCAACCCCAAGGCATCGCCCAAGGTTGCAGCGATGGTCGATGCCTTCATCCAGCGCCTGGACGCCATCCTGTCCTGGGACGCCGCCGCCGTAGATCAAACAACGCAGATCCGCACCGCCCTCGCCCGCCTGGGTACGCCCATTGGCAACAACGATGCAGCGATAGCCGGCCATGCCCTGGCCGCTGGGTGTGTTCTGGTCACGAACAACACTCGCGAATTTGCTCGCGTTCCTGGCCTAGTCCTTGAGGACTGGACCCAACCCGCCATTACCAAGAGTTGA
- a CDS encoding DUF932 domain-containing protein — translation MRLSSNFRNPCMIRSDAPLTNDEIARVAPSIFAEEAHDSRSERYLYIPTVKVLDALRTEGFQPFMACQTRVRNTDKREHTKHMIRLRHASNIMSKEANEIILLNSHDGSSSYQMMAGKFRFVCANGLVLGDMAMDQKVRHSGRIDVVNDVIEGAYEVLGQFEQIDANLDDMQHYHLRQEEQEAFAMAALAYRYDPSEGPAPVTPSQLLMPRRAEDRASDLWTTFNRVQENTIKGGLRGRNKQGRRTTTRAVNGIDQDVKLNRALWVLAQALRSGQAAA, via the coding sequence ATGCGTCTTTCCAGCAACTTCCGTAATCCGTGCATGATCCGCAGCGATGCCCCTCTGACCAATGACGAGATTGCCCGCGTGGCGCCCTCGATCTTTGCCGAGGAAGCGCACGACAGCCGTTCGGAACGTTACCTGTACATTCCAACCGTCAAGGTGCTCGATGCGCTGCGCACAGAAGGTTTTCAGCCGTTCATGGCGTGCCAGACCCGCGTCCGCAACACCGACAAACGCGAGCACACCAAGCACATGATTCGCCTGCGCCATGCCAGCAACATCATGAGCAAGGAAGCGAACGAAATCATTCTGCTGAACAGCCACGACGGCAGCAGCAGCTACCAGATGATGGCCGGCAAGTTCCGTTTCGTGTGCGCTAACGGGCTGGTCCTGGGCGACATGGCGATGGATCAGAAAGTGCGCCACAGCGGCCGCATTGACGTTGTTAACGACGTTATCGAAGGTGCCTATGAGGTGCTGGGCCAGTTCGAGCAGATCGACGCCAACCTTGACGACATGCAGCACTACCACTTGCGCCAGGAAGAGCAAGAAGCGTTCGCCATGGCGGCCCTGGCCTACCGCTACGACCCATCCGAAGGCCCTGCCCCGGTCACGCCGTCGCAACTGCTGATGCCGCGCCGTGCCGAAGACCGCGCAAGCGATCTCTGGACCACGTTCAACCGCGTGCAGGAAAACACCATCAAGGGCGGCTTGCGTGGCCGCAACAAGCAAGGACGCCGGACAACTACCCGCGCCGTTAACGGCATTGACCAAGACGTGAAACTCAATCGCGCCTTGTGGGTACTGGCCCAGGCCCTGCGCAGCGGTCAAGCCGCCGCGTAA
- a CDS encoding TrfB-related DNA-binding protein translates to MQPTQPKYTAEQWTASLPALRGMSTKTLDIARAVLVEGKEPIEVANNIGQSRQLVHAAIKRVTAVLERQTVGLVPVMVWLTPEEAEQVKQMAAKHEQPKEAQPGTTKKTPNRQKKA, encoded by the coding sequence ATGCAGCCCACCCAGCCGAAATACACCGCCGAACAATGGACCGCTTCCCTGCCTGCGCTCCGGGGCATGTCCACCAAGACCCTGGACATTGCCAGGGCGGTGCTGGTGGAGGGCAAGGAACCTATCGAGGTGGCCAACAACATCGGCCAGTCGCGGCAGCTTGTACACGCTGCAATCAAGCGCGTAACCGCCGTGCTGGAACGCCAGACCGTCGGCCTTGTGCCCGTCATGGTCTGGCTCACCCCCGAGGAAGCCGAGCAGGTCAAGCAGATGGCCGCCAAACATGAGCAGCCAAAGGAGGCCCAACCAGGGACCACAAAGAAGACACCTAACCGACAGAAAAAGGCCTAG
- a CDS encoding SprT-like domain-containing protein, producing MSLLPTHEVYAELQLAYEHFNVQLFDGQLPDCLITLQRERRTYGYFSRKRFARRSGEMTDEIAMNPGYFAIRSLRKTLSVLAHEMVHLWQFHFGAPGRRGYHNKEWAARMEALGLMPSNTGAPGGKRLGEQMDHYIIPGGRFDVSCAELLTRDFSLSWYDRFPPERPQIDPPTGSNGRGFVDDVDGEDEGQGQSVDQGGDDLGPLGELVELPPEVPPNRSNRVKYRCPKCATQVWGKPELAILCGGEHCGGSPFQPVAR from the coding sequence ATGTCGCTACTGCCGACTCATGAGGTCTATGCCGAGCTGCAACTGGCGTATGAACACTTCAACGTCCAGCTGTTCGACGGCCAGCTACCGGACTGCCTTATCACCCTCCAGCGTGAACGCCGAACCTACGGCTACTTCTCGCGCAAGCGTTTCGCCCGTCGTAGCGGTGAAATGACCGATGAAATCGCCATGAACCCCGGCTACTTCGCGATTCGCTCATTGCGCAAAACGCTGTCGGTGCTGGCCCATGAAATGGTGCACCTGTGGCAGTTCCACTTTGGCGCGCCTGGCCGGCGTGGCTACCACAACAAGGAATGGGCCGCACGCATGGAAGCCCTGGGCCTGATGCCCAGCAATACCGGCGCACCTGGTGGCAAGCGCCTGGGCGAACAGATGGATCACTACATCATCCCAGGCGGGCGCTTTGACGTGAGCTGTGCGGAGCTGCTGACGCGGGACTTCTCCCTGTCGTGGTACGACCGATTTCCCCCGGAACGACCGCAAATTGACCCGCCGACCGGCTCGAATGGGCGCGGGTTTGTCGATGACGTAGACGGTGAGGACGAAGGCCAGGGGCAAAGCGTGGATCAGGGCGGCGATGACCTGGGGCCGCTGGGTGAGTTGGTCGAGCTGCCGCCCGAGGTGCCGCCGAACCGGTCAAACCGGGTCAAGTACCGGTGCCCGAAGTGCGCAACGCAGGTATGGGGCAAGCCTGAGCTGGCGATTCTCTGCGGTGGTGAACACTGCGGCGGGTCGCCATTCCAGCCGGTCGCACGATGA
- the stbC gene encoding plasmid stabilization protein StbC — protein MDSRKPREEVLIEWFLGDSREIVVDLQSAVAAAREVHQSMQEAGASLASTVEDARAELVTAHRELTAAIRETEARQDKALEKLDRQAKSLLAATQRRTVWVAAVCAGIAGLAGGLGGALLFYRLVAG, from the coding sequence ATGGATTCTAGGAAACCGAGAGAAGAAGTATTAATTGAGTGGTTCCTGGGCGACTCTAGAGAGATTGTGGTCGATCTCCAAAGCGCGGTTGCGGCGGCCCGCGAGGTCCACCAGTCGATGCAGGAGGCCGGCGCAAGCCTGGCCTCCACGGTCGAGGATGCGCGTGCCGAGCTGGTGACGGCTCACCGGGAGCTGACCGCCGCGATTCGAGAAACCGAGGCGCGGCAGGACAAGGCCCTGGAGAAGCTGGACCGCCAGGCCAAAAGCCTGTTGGCAGCGACCCAGCGCCGGACGGTGTGGGTGGCGGCGGTCTGCGCCGGCATTGCCGGCCTGGCCGGAGGCCTGGGCGGTGCCCTGCTCTTCTACCGTCTGGTTGCCGGCTAG
- the stbB gene encoding StbB family protein, whose amino-acid sequence MKRAILNYSGSIGKTTIAAHLLYPRMPSSVFFAIESINQSALDLGIAEVKTMRGREVGDLIEELVLEDVAIIDIGASNIESFFEAGSRYHGFIDEIEQFIVPVTPEQKAWQESLKTVEALATMGVTADRIILLPNRIQDNPETEIPSIYNYVKKTKKATIKPGAFLFDSDVYGYLAANKMSFDQLIGDDTDYKALARAEADEVQRSKYVSLYRWTSYAKPIRQNLDECYAALTA is encoded by the coding sequence ATGAAACGAGCGATCTTGAACTACAGCGGTAGCATCGGCAAAACCACTATCGCAGCGCACCTGCTCTACCCTCGCATGCCAAGTTCGGTATTCTTTGCCATCGAGTCGATTAACCAGTCTGCTTTGGACCTGGGCATTGCTGAGGTCAAGACCATGCGTGGTCGCGAAGTTGGCGACCTGATCGAAGAGCTGGTACTTGAGGACGTGGCGATTATTGACATTGGCGCGTCGAATATCGAGTCCTTCTTTGAAGCCGGTTCGCGCTACCATGGTTTCATAGATGAAATCGAACAATTCATTGTTCCGGTAACGCCAGAGCAAAAAGCGTGGCAAGAGAGTTTGAAAACTGTAGAAGCGCTGGCGACGATGGGCGTTACGGCTGATCGCATTATTCTGCTGCCGAACCGCATTCAAGATAATCCCGAAACTGAGATCCCGTCGATCTACAACTATGTGAAGAAAACCAAAAAGGCCACTATCAAGCCAGGCGCGTTCCTGTTCGATAGTGATGTATATGGCTATCTCGCTGCTAATAAAATGTCATTCGATCAGTTGATTGGCGATGACACCGACTACAAGGCGCTGGCACGGGCCGAAGCGGATGAGGTCCAGCGCAGCAAGTATGTAAGCCTCTATCGCTGGACAAGTTATGCAAAGCCTATTCGTCAAAACTTGGACGAATGCTACGCCGCTCTGACGGCATAA
- a CDS encoding type IV secretion system DNA-binding domain-containing protein, with the protein MNERQRSQICLAVMVLVPLFAWFFTAKLMYGIEKQGARDRVFYLAKNTFTLWPLAVALVGGLILAIALCVLIVKLSKTTFAGAHFDKYFRGSQLVSQRELKRLTKEKEEQITIAGVPVPIAAEATHFSVGGATGTGKSTIFREMMYGCMQRKDRMVILDPDGEFLSTFYRKGDKILNPYDARTEGWNFYNEIRSHYDFERYAKSIIQVSDSNDSEEWNQYGRLLFAEVAKKLYNTTRNPGMRNVFKWTNECSSEALQGFVKGTRAVSLFTENERATGSVRFVLSNKLPAHFDMPPGNFSLRQWCEDPNGGNLFITWDENMREALRPLISCWVDTIFTSILGMKSNPKRRIWTYLDELESLQRLPTLGDMLTRGRKKGGCVVSGYQSYTQLESVYGEKLAETMLANHRTMVALAVGRMGTATAERMSKALSEHEVLRTKEGRSSRWGDWGTRSENEDVKPERIVMSSEIMALNNLEGFLSFPGSIPIARVAIEPINFTRTNPVPGIVPNLEII; encoded by the coding sequence ATGAACGAGCGCCAACGATCTCAAATCTGCCTTGCCGTCATGGTACTGGTGCCCCTGTTCGCGTGGTTCTTTACCGCCAAACTGATGTATGGAATTGAAAAACAAGGCGCCCGCGACAGGGTATTTTACCTGGCGAAAAATACGTTCACCTTGTGGCCGCTTGCGGTTGCGTTAGTTGGTGGATTGATACTGGCGATTGCGCTGTGCGTGCTTATTGTGAAGTTGAGCAAGACCACTTTTGCCGGCGCCCACTTCGACAAGTATTTTCGTGGTAGCCAACTTGTATCCCAGCGTGAACTTAAACGACTAACCAAGGAAAAAGAGGAACAAATAACTATTGCCGGAGTGCCTGTTCCTATTGCTGCCGAAGCAACACACTTTTCAGTTGGCGGCGCAACGGGTACAGGTAAGAGTACGATTTTCCGCGAAATGATGTATGGCTGTATGCAGCGGAAAGACCGCATGGTGATCCTCGATCCCGATGGAGAGTTCCTATCTACCTTCTACCGCAAGGGCGATAAAATCCTAAATCCCTACGATGCCAGGACGGAAGGCTGGAACTTCTATAACGAAATCCGTAGTCACTACGATTTCGAGCGCTACGCAAAATCCATTATTCAGGTGTCGGACAGTAACGACTCGGAAGAATGGAACCAGTATGGACGCCTGTTGTTCGCGGAAGTTGCCAAAAAGCTGTACAACACCACGCGAAATCCTGGCATGAGGAATGTGTTTAAATGGACTAACGAGTGCAGTTCGGAAGCGCTACAAGGTTTTGTAAAAGGCACTCGCGCCGTCTCCCTGTTCACTGAAAACGAACGCGCTACCGGCAGCGTCCGTTTTGTCCTCAGTAATAAACTGCCTGCACATTTTGACATGCCGCCAGGCAACTTTTCGTTGCGTCAGTGGTGCGAAGATCCTAACGGTGGCAACTTGTTTATCACCTGGGACGAGAACATGCGCGAAGCGCTGCGCCCACTGATTAGTTGCTGGGTTGATACCATTTTCACCAGCATCCTTGGGATGAAATCCAACCCCAAGCGCCGAATCTGGACGTACCTCGACGAGCTGGAGTCGCTGCAACGGTTGCCCACCCTGGGCGACATGCTGACGCGGGGCCGGAAGAAGGGCGGTTGCGTGGTATCGGGCTACCAGTCCTACACTCAGCTCGAATCCGTGTATGGCGAGAAGCTGGCCGAAACCATGCTGGCCAACCACCGGACGATGGTCGCTTTGGCCGTTGGCCGCATGGGTACAGCCACCGCCGAACGCATGTCCAAAGCCTTGAGCGAGCATGAAGTGCTGCGCACAAAAGAAGGCCGCAGCTCGCGCTGGGGTGACTGGGGCACTCGCAGCGAGAACGAGGATGTGAAGCCCGAGCGCATCGTTATGTCGTCGGAAATCATGGCCTTGAACAACCTCGAAGGCTTCCTGTCGTTCCCCGGCAGCATCCCGATTGCACGGGTGGCCATTGAGCCGATCAACTTCACCCGCACGAACCCGGTACCGGGCATCGTTCCAAACCTTGAGATCATCTAA